The following coding sequences are from one Bos indicus x Bos taurus breed Angus x Brahman F1 hybrid chromosome 5, Bos_hybrid_MaternalHap_v2.0, whole genome shotgun sequence window:
- the LOC113893713 gene encoding LOW QUALITY PROTEIN: olfactory receptor 6C70-like (The sequence of the model RefSeq protein was modified relative to this genomic sequence to represent the inferred CDS: inserted 1 base in 1 codon; substituted 1 base at 1 genomic stop codon) codes for MRNHTRHTEFILLGLTDDSQLQILIFLFLLLNYTLSMIGNLTIIALTLLDSHLKTPMYFFLHNFSFLEISFTSACIPRFLITTVNREKMISHIGCMSQLFFYIFLGLTEFFLLAAMSXDRYVAICKPLRYTSIMSSTICHHLVLSSWATGFLVIFPPLILGLHLDFCDSNVIDHFICDISPILQLSCSDTHLLEMIAFFLAVIILVVTLLLVILSHFYIVKTILKFPSAQQKKKXFSTCSSHMIIVSITYGSCIFIYIKPSANERITLSKGVAVLNTSIAPLLNPFIYTLRNQQVKQAFRDVFRKIFSASDK; via the exons ATGAGGAACCATACAAGGCACACAGAGTTTATCCTTCTGGGACTGACAGATGATTCTCAGTTACAGAtcctaatttttttgtttctgcttctaaATTACACGTTGAGCATGATTGGAAACTTAACCATCATTGCCCTCACTCTGTTGGATTCCCATCTCAAGACCCCAATGTATTTCTTTCTCCATAATTTCTCTTTCCTGGAAATTTCATTCACAAGTGCTTGCATCCCCAGATTCCTAATCACCACTGTAAACAGAGAAAAGATGATTTCTCATATTGGTTGCATGTCTCAgttatttttttacatattcttGGGACTCACAGAATTTTTCCTTCTGGCGGCTATGTCCTAGGACCGTTACGTTGCCATTTGCAAGCCTTTGCGTTATACATCCATCATGAGCAGCACAATTTGTCATCATCTGGTACTCAGTTCTTGGGCAACTGGATTCTTGGTTATTTTCCCTCCACTAATTTTGGGTCTTCACCTGGATTTCTGTGATTCAAATGTCATTGATCATTTCATTTGTGATATTTCTCCTATCCTACAACTTTCTTGCTCAGACACACATTTACTAGAAATGATTGCATTTTTTTTAGCTGTGATAATCCTCGTGGTCACATTGCTATTGGTAATTCTTTCTCACTTTTATATCGTCAAGACAATTCTAAAATTTCCTTCagctcaacaaaagaaaa ccttTTCTACCTGCTCTTCTCACATGATTATTGTATCCATCACTTATGGTAGTTGCATATTCATCTACATAAAGCCCTCAGCAAATGAAAGGATCACTTTAAGCAAAGGAGTGGCTGTATTAAATACTTCAATTGCTCCTTTGTTGAACCCATTCATTTATACTCTGAGGAACCAGCAAGTTAAACAAGCCTTCAGAGATGTATTTAGAAAGATATTTTCTGCTTCAGACAAGTAA